One Odontesthes bonariensis isolate fOdoBon6 chromosome 17, fOdoBon6.hap1, whole genome shotgun sequence genomic window carries:
- the dcdc2b gene encoding doublecortin domain-containing protein 2B isoform X3, translated as MAASTAAMSHLPPVKSVVVYRNGDPFYSGRRFVVNQRQVATMEAFLNDVTQSIGAPVAVRTLYTPRRGHRVTDLQDLKTGAQYVAAGFERFKKLDYLNVGAKKQPVTREETQAKVIQRPNVSAKWRKFIPVPCIIHVFRNGDLLCPPFRFIIPRSMRQDLEQILSLITEKVSLRTGAVRRLCTLEGVTVSSAGELETGHCYVAVGTERFKKLPYVELLVSKATERYYPGKRRLLRRHEKRQAGSGPQDQYSDSALLDFPESDDRRVKSTGDEAAAPQASQQMSRRAGADETSEFFARPVKINRSRAQTRPALSSGSVQQSIFKRAGQKKREEAQGAEEVQEDENTATELPVDQRAAEIVEDEDLNITEDLLHGTQKIHTEMKKSEQHNNKAHPREYTGKQALPCEHEQESTGG; from the exons ATGGCTGCCAGTACCGCAGCTATGTCTCACCTGCCTCCGGTGAAGAGTGTGGTGGTGTACAGGAATGGGGACCCCTTCTACAGTGGACGGAGGTTCGTGGTCAACCAGCGTCAGGTAGCCACTATGGAGGCCTTTTTGAACGACGTGACCCAGAGCATCGGGGCTCCTGTTGCTGTCAGAACTCTATACACACCCCGGCGGGGCCACAGGGTCACAGACCTCCAAGACCTTAAGACAGGAGCGCAGTACGTTGCTGCTGGCTTTGAGAGGTTCAAGAAACTGGA TTACCTGAATGTCGGAGCGAAAAAGCAGCCCGTCACTCGTGAGGAAACCCAG GCAAAAGTCATCCAGAGGCCGAATGTTTCAGCCAAATGGAGGAAGTTTATACCCGTGCCTTGCATCATACA TGTTTTCCGTAACGGAGATCTCCTGTGCCCACCATTCCGGTTCATCATTCCTCGGAGCATGCGACAGGACCTAGAGCAGATCCTGAGTCTGATCACAGAGAAGGTCAGCTTACGAACCGGAGCAGTGCGCAG GTTGTGCACTTTGGAAGGAGTGACTGTGTCCTCAGCTGGGGAGCTGGAGACTGGCCACTGCTACGTTGCCGTGGGAACCGAGAGGTTCAAGAAACTTCCATATGTGGAGCTGTTGGTTTCAAAAGCCACAGAGAG ATATTACCCTGGAAAGAGGAGACTGCTGAGGAGACATGAA AAGAGGCAAGCAGGAAGTGGTCCACAGGACCAGTACAGTGACTCAGCTCTCCTCGACTTCCCAGAG TCAGATGATCGAAGGGTGAAGTCGACTGGAGACGAAGCTGCAGCTCCTCAAGCCTCGCAGCAGATGAGCAGGCGAGCGGGAGCCGATGAGACCTCCGAGTTCTTTGCCCGGCCGGTCAAAATCAACAGGAGCCGAGCACAAACGAGACCAGCACTCAGCAGTGGATCTG TGCAGCAAAGCATATTCAAAAGGGCAGGACAGAAAAAGAGGGAGGAGGCACAAGGAGCCGAGGAGGTGCAGGAGGACGAAAATACAGCTACAGAGCTTCCTGTTGATCAG AGAGCTGCAGAAATAGTGGAGGATGAAGACCTAAACATCACAGAGGATCTTTTGCACGGCACTCAGAAG